One region of Streptomyces sp. NBC_00442 genomic DNA includes:
- a CDS encoding amino acid adenylation domain-containing protein produces MDRLPDLLRARARAHPDSVALRRPGRSLTSRQLLAEVVDRAAKLSAHGYPPATPVAVGVTRDIDSVLTILAVLEAGCAYVPVDAAWPAARREFVLADVGAAAIVDPGTGQVTALSNGAGPGLDPSTAYVLYTSGSTGRPKGVAVSHDNVLSLLRSATPPFRFEASDVWTVFHSLCFDFSVWELWAPLYTGGCAVMVGSREARSPAGLCDLVLSERVSVLNLVPSLFHRFMDACASRGWPHLPLRQVVLGGEAIDRRQCLRWMEHQPHVPLVNMYGITEATVHTTFKPLTVGDLSGHSVHTPIGRPLGTLDVRLVDEAGDAVATGGVGEIAISGAGVALGYVANAEENRRRFVELDTGGRRARFFRTGDLARAEGAELFYVGRADAQVKVNGHRIEAGEIEAALREHRTVRDCAALLDATGPSGTPRLAALVVTDGQEVTSAELRTHLLDHVPLYMIPSVITFVDALPISENGKLDRAACGHLLGEAGRPARPRVDATADVTHHHPPRPMDEPA; encoded by the coding sequence ATGGACCGCCTTCCCGACCTTCTGCGCGCGCGGGCCCGCGCCCACCCCGACAGCGTCGCGCTCCGCCGGCCGGGACGGTCGCTGACCAGCCGTCAACTGCTCGCCGAAGTCGTGGACCGCGCCGCGAAGCTGTCCGCTCACGGGTATCCACCGGCTACGCCCGTCGCGGTGGGTGTCACGCGTGACATCGACTCCGTACTGACGATCCTGGCCGTGCTCGAGGCGGGCTGTGCGTACGTACCGGTCGACGCCGCATGGCCCGCGGCACGGCGGGAGTTCGTCCTCGCGGACGTGGGCGCGGCCGCGATCGTCGACCCCGGCACCGGGCAGGTGACCGCGCTCTCGAACGGTGCGGGGCCCGGCCTCGACCCGTCGACCGCCTATGTCCTGTACACCTCCGGGTCCACCGGCCGCCCCAAGGGCGTCGCGGTGAGCCACGACAACGTACTGTCGCTGCTGCGGTCCGCCACCCCGCCCTTCCGGTTCGAGGCCTCGGACGTGTGGACCGTGTTCCACTCGCTGTGCTTCGACTTCTCCGTCTGGGAGCTCTGGGCGCCGCTGTACACCGGCGGCTGCGCTGTCATGGTGGGCAGCCGGGAGGCCAGGAGCCCGGCCGGACTGTGCGACCTGGTGCTGTCCGAGCGGGTGAGCGTACTCAACCTGGTGCCTTCGCTGTTCCATCGTTTCATGGACGCCTGCGCCTCACGTGGATGGCCTCACCTCCCCTTGCGCCAGGTCGTGTTGGGCGGTGAGGCGATCGACCGCCGGCAGTGTCTGCGGTGGATGGAACATCAGCCGCACGTGCCGCTCGTCAACATGTACGGCATCACCGAGGCCACCGTGCACACCACGTTCAAGCCGCTGACCGTCGGCGATCTGTCCGGGCACTCCGTGCACACCCCCATCGGCCGGCCCCTGGGCACCCTGGACGTCCGTCTCGTCGACGAGGCGGGAGACGCGGTGGCTACCGGCGGGGTCGGGGAGATCGCGATCTCGGGGGCCGGGGTGGCCCTGGGCTATGTGGCCAACGCCGAGGAGAACCGGCGCCGGTTCGTCGAGCTGGACACCGGCGGGCGACGCGCACGCTTCTTCCGCACCGGCGACCTGGCCCGCGCCGAAGGTGCGGAGCTGTTCTACGTCGGCCGCGCGGACGCCCAGGTGAAGGTGAACGGGCACCGGATCGAAGCGGGAGAGATCGAGGCCGCGCTGCGCGAGCACCGCACGGTGCGCGACTGCGCGGCCCTGCTGGACGCCACCGGCCCGAGCGGCACGCCCCGGCTGGCCGCGCTCGTGGTCACCGACGGGCAGGAGGTGACCTCGGCCGAGCTGCGCACCCATCTCCTCGACCACGTGCCCCTCTACATGATTCCGAGCGTCATCACCTTCGTCGACGCACTCCCGATCAGCGAGAACGGCAAGCTCGACCGCGCGGCCTGCGGGCACCTGCTCGGCGAGGCCGGACGGCCCGCACGGCCGCGCGTCGATGCCACGGCCGACGTGACCCACCACCACCCACCACGACCCATGGATGAGCCGGCCTGA
- a CDS encoding acyl carrier protein, with product MSGEPDQYVPKMCEIWGAVLDSPVGPDDDFFTLGGDSLVAVEIEIQVEQRLGLEVDFADFFAAPTPRQLTVTAHARSGGGSQAGAGPGQP from the coding sequence ATGAGCGGCGAGCCGGACCAGTACGTACCGAAGATGTGTGAGATCTGGGGGGCCGTCCTCGACAGCCCCGTCGGACCCGACGACGACTTCTTCACCCTGGGGGGCGACTCCCTGGTGGCCGTGGAGATCGAGATCCAGGTCGAGCAACGGCTGGGCCTCGAAGTCGACTTCGCCGACTTCTTCGCCGCGCCCACCCCGCGTCAGCTGACCGTGACCGCGCATGCCCGCAGCGGCGGCGGGAGCCAGGCCGGGGCCGGCCCGGGACAGCCCTGA
- a CDS encoding ATP-grasp domain-containing protein → MIIVPYAPGGSASPSETARACAPFGGAVFVVGTSSPLDERGRAVLEGAGRVVVADDPANVIASLAGTPVDGIVTFADAMLEVAAVLAEALGLPNHSPRTAACLRDKAAQRQRLNEAGVGFVPLVWSGAGTELRPFGPGTYPVVLKPRNGAGSEQCMILDGAAGHRTANARLDPARQYVAEGYIPDGAPPARHLADFLSVESAVRDGTITHLGISGRLPLAPPVREGGTVFPAPLSRATSEQVTALASRAIRALGITLGVVHTEIKLAPGGPQVIEVNGRLGGYLSELMLLVGLADPVSLAVRLAAGAPLPEPWSARGSALVVLRQPPMRARTVLRAPAPRDLVSLPGVVRAKQWARAGSPLDWRVGTAGMVLQVWMRGADWAGLSHDYLELTDFLDRSLSYTYDISEGIRG, encoded by the coding sequence ATGATCATCGTTCCGTACGCCCCCGGGGGCTCGGCCTCGCCGAGCGAGACGGCACGCGCCTGCGCCCCCTTCGGCGGCGCTGTGTTCGTCGTGGGCACGTCGAGTCCGCTCGATGAGCGGGGCCGCGCCGTGCTGGAGGGCGCGGGCCGGGTCGTCGTGGCCGACGACCCGGCCAACGTGATCGCGTCGCTCGCCGGGACCCCGGTCGACGGCATCGTCACGTTCGCGGACGCGATGCTGGAGGTCGCCGCCGTCCTCGCCGAGGCGCTCGGCCTGCCGAACCACAGCCCGCGGACCGCGGCCTGCCTGCGGGACAAGGCGGCCCAACGACAGCGCCTGAACGAGGCCGGCGTGGGCTTCGTCCCCCTCGTGTGGTCGGGCGCCGGCACGGAGCTTCGCCCCTTCGGCCCCGGGACCTACCCCGTGGTCCTCAAGCCGCGCAACGGAGCGGGCAGCGAACAGTGCATGATCCTCGACGGCGCGGCGGGTCACCGCACGGCGAACGCCCGGCTCGACCCGGCGCGGCAGTACGTCGCCGAGGGCTACATCCCCGACGGCGCACCCCCGGCAAGGCACCTCGCGGACTTCCTCTCGGTCGAGAGTGCCGTGCGCGACGGGACCATCACGCATCTGGGGATCAGCGGCCGGCTGCCGCTGGCGCCACCGGTCCGCGAGGGCGGCACCGTCTTCCCGGCCCCGCTCTCCCGTGCGACCTCCGAGCAGGTCACAGCGCTGGCGAGCCGTGCGATCCGCGCCCTCGGCATCACCCTCGGCGTCGTCCACACCGAGATCAAACTGGCACCCGGGGGACCACAGGTCATCGAGGTCAACGGCCGCCTCGGCGGCTACCTCAGCGAACTGATGCTGCTGGTCGGGCTCGCCGACCCGGTCTCCCTCGCCGTCCGGCTCGCCGCAGGGGCCCCGCTGCCGGAGCCCTGGAGCGCACGGGGCTCCGCCCTGGTCGTGCTGCGGCAGCCGCCGATGCGCGCCCGCACCGTGCTGCGGGCGCCGGCGCCCCGAGACCTCGTGTCCCTGCCGGGGGTCGTCCGCGCGAAGCAGTGGGCGCGCGCGGGAAGCCCCCTCGACTGGCGCGTCGGCACGGCCGGCATGGTGCTCCAGGTGTGGATGCGGGGCGCGGACTGGGCCGGTCTGAGCCACGACTACCTGGAGCTCACGGACTTCCTCGACCGGAGCCTGTCCTACACGTACGACATCAGCGAAGGGATCAGGGGATGA
- a CDS encoding condensation domain-containing protein, with protein MTQQPDTRGTRCSVTQEHRLLFNRRMNDGRTQPVCAAYVIDGALDVTRLRAALETLVRRHDALRMYFPVGDDPLAMAVRPEHEASWPLEEVSLLDLPSGDERDHRAQTLLEAFCDQPFDLASGPLVAALLIEVSPRRRILGLTLEHLVCDGISQSLLFEELSGLMAEPGPPLPADQVRPAASYAAYSEKQRRALGPDSAPVRFWNSQFHEHGVYPPTLRPSDKLAPAPLTTGPSGHVEVELPGAFRARLKEITAATRTTPFMVYLALLTHGLRDGLLDESLGVVFMESGRRGTETRRLIGNFAFELCAWTRLEPEDGIHDVLGRVRDSVATSIGHALPLWWATRRYVSQEGARETFDPSRLDERFTTPWMYFSVSDPRANPLGLPDARVEPYPARVEIPYMRTPLLMATAVAGAESTTLSFDFAQGGYDPSALESVLASAASAAAELASSPSPSPSNR; from the coding sequence ATGACCCAGCAACCCGACACACGTGGGACCCGCTGCTCCGTCACCCAGGAGCACCGCCTGCTCTTCAACCGCAGGATGAACGACGGACGCACCCAGCCGGTGTGTGCCGCCTACGTCATCGACGGCGCGCTCGACGTCACGAGGCTGCGCGCGGCCCTGGAGACACTTGTCCGTCGGCACGACGCGCTGCGGATGTACTTCCCGGTCGGCGACGATCCGCTGGCCATGGCGGTACGTCCCGAGCACGAGGCCTCCTGGCCGCTGGAAGAGGTCTCGCTGCTCGACCTGCCGTCCGGGGACGAGCGCGACCATCGCGCCCAGACTCTCCTGGAGGCCTTCTGCGACCAGCCGTTCGACCTCGCGTCGGGTCCCCTGGTTGCCGCCCTCCTGATCGAGGTCTCGCCGCGCCGGCGCATCCTGGGCCTCACGCTCGAACACCTCGTCTGTGACGGCATCAGCCAGTCACTCCTGTTCGAGGAGCTGAGCGGCCTGATGGCCGAGCCAGGCCCCCCGCTCCCGGCCGATCAGGTGCGTCCGGCGGCCAGTTACGCGGCGTACAGCGAGAAGCAGCGCCGCGCTCTGGGCCCGGACTCGGCACCCGTGCGGTTCTGGAACAGCCAGTTCCACGAGCACGGTGTCTATCCGCCGACGCTGCGTCCGAGCGACAAGCTCGCCCCCGCACCGCTCACGACGGGCCCCTCCGGGCACGTCGAGGTCGAGCTGCCCGGAGCGTTCCGCGCGCGCCTCAAGGAGATCACGGCGGCGACCCGCACCACTCCCTTCATGGTCTACCTGGCGCTCCTCACCCACGGCCTGCGCGACGGCTTGCTCGACGAGTCGCTCGGCGTGGTGTTCATGGAATCCGGCCGCCGGGGCACGGAGACCCGGCGGCTGATCGGCAACTTCGCGTTCGAGCTCTGCGCCTGGACCCGGCTGGAACCCGAGGACGGCATCCACGACGTGCTGGGCCGGGTGCGCGACTCGGTGGCCACCTCCATCGGGCACGCCCTGCCGCTCTGGTGGGCGACTCGGCGTTACGTCTCCCAGGAGGGCGCGCGCGAGACGTTCGACCCGTCGCGGCTGGACGAGCGGTTCACCACGCCGTGGATGTACTTCTCCGTCTCGGATCCCCGGGCCAACCCCCTCGGCCTGCCGGACGCGCGGGTGGAGCCCTACCCGGCTCGGGTCGAGATCCCGTACATGCGGACTCCGTTGCTGATGGCGACGGCGGTGGCCGGGGCCGAGTCGACGACGCTGTCGTTCGACTTCGCGCAGGGTGGCTACGACCCCTCCGCACTGGAGTCCGTCCTGGCGTCGGCGGCCTCCGCCGCGGCGGAGCTGGCCTCGTCTCCGTCTCCGTCTCCGTCAAACCGATGA
- a CDS encoding nucleotidyltransferase domain-containing protein: MLATSSPHPVMETLSSRNLLPTRCRAVYLTGSRVRGWDNDASDVDVVVVSPEPFTPPVEAAELVGQGALRIRHAKVRIEGRDHDLEYWTDDQVEELLRKVSWQVFELGKGQERQFMVYEINFLDRLAHSLAMHGEPALRAWQDTLRASAFRAARVAYWLHEARNYRAACEGQLTSGDVHSATLCARLTVECAVDALLARHGQLGPSGKWRARRFMETSPAALTFERYWRLQTLEGFDAAHPEAWISAALNEVSPVVEETGAWLRAEHVRHHGADCGTADPAGTVVDHDEDR; the protein is encoded by the coding sequence ATGCTCGCTACCTCATCGCCCCACCCCGTGATGGAGACCCTGTCCAGCCGCAACCTGCTGCCCACGCGGTGCCGGGCCGTCTACCTGACCGGGTCGCGGGTGCGCGGGTGGGACAATGACGCAAGCGACGTCGATGTCGTCGTCGTCTCGCCCGAACCGTTCACCCCGCCGGTGGAGGCCGCCGAGCTGGTGGGACAGGGCGCCCTGCGGATCCGGCACGCCAAGGTGCGCATCGAGGGCCGGGACCACGACCTGGAGTACTGGACCGACGACCAGGTCGAGGAGCTCCTGCGGAAGGTCTCCTGGCAGGTCTTCGAGTTGGGGAAGGGCCAGGAACGCCAGTTCATGGTCTACGAGATCAACTTCCTCGACCGGCTCGCCCACTCCCTGGCCATGCACGGTGAGCCGGCGCTGCGCGCATGGCAGGACACGTTGCGGGCGTCCGCGTTCCGCGCCGCACGCGTCGCCTACTGGCTGCACGAGGCCCGCAACTACCGTGCCGCCTGCGAGGGACAGCTCACGTCCGGCGACGTCCACAGCGCCACTTTGTGTGCCAGGCTCACGGTCGAGTGCGCCGTCGACGCGCTGCTGGCCCGGCACGGCCAGCTGGGCCCGAGCGGAAAGTGGCGCGCCCGGCGCTTCATGGAGACATCCCCCGCCGCACTCACCTTCGAGCGGTACTGGCGCCTGCAGACGCTGGAAGGCTTCGACGCCGCCCACCCCGAAGCCTGGATATCCGCTGCGCTGAACGAGGTGTCACCGGTCGTCGAGGAGACCGGGGCCTGGCTCCGCGCCGAGCACGTGCGCCACCACGGCGCCGACTGCGGTACCGCCGATCCCGCGGGCACCGTTGTGGATCACGACGAGGACCGGTGA
- a CDS encoding class I SAM-dependent methyltransferase, whose amino-acid sequence MTGVRSWYDERLADAYDRANPSTRRGLLPAAAWLSGSVPDGGTLFDLGCGTGRDLPVLARDGIHVIGVDIALPMLRHARRRREALLCADLTRLPLRDAVADAVWCVAAWVHVPHRELPLAAAELSRVLRPGGHAVIGVQRGSGGSVELDPYLGEVPRLMVRYQEPELLSALGEAGLHALPLATQDAELRKWVTTLVVKPHGTA is encoded by the coding sequence ATGACCGGCGTCCGGTCCTGGTACGACGAGAGGCTGGCGGACGCCTACGACCGGGCCAACCCGTCGACGCGCCGGGGGCTCCTGCCCGCCGCGGCCTGGCTGTCGGGCAGCGTTCCCGACGGGGGCACTCTGTTCGACCTCGGCTGCGGAACGGGACGGGACCTGCCCGTCCTCGCCCGTGACGGCATCCACGTCATCGGCGTGGACATCGCCCTGCCCATGCTGCGGCACGCCAGGCGGCGCCGGGAAGCACTGCTCTGCGCCGATCTGACGCGGCTGCCGTTGCGGGACGCGGTGGCGGACGCCGTGTGGTGCGTCGCCGCCTGGGTCCATGTACCCCACCGGGAACTGCCGTTGGCGGCGGCCGAGTTGTCCCGGGTCCTGCGACCGGGCGGGCACGCCGTGATCGGTGTGCAGCGCGGCTCGGGGGGCAGCGTCGAACTCGATCCGTACCTCGGGGAAGTACCGAGGCTGATGGTCCGCTACCAGGAACCCGAACTCCTCTCGGCGCTCGGCGAGGCGGGTCTGCACGCACTGCCCCTGGCCACGCAGGACGCCGAGTTGCGCAAGTGGGTGACCACGCTCGTGGTGAAGCCGCATGGCACCGCATGA
- a CDS encoding nucleotidyltransferase family protein, with protein MNPTWQDAADIGLMMLPRESAAAAVERRADQLAALAALVVTQKVAGSARRRLQEGPPSAAGEKFLALVDDEREAADRRMATIPSVLDAVAAAAESSGIEWSPMKGCSIRQSYQDPRMRDVGDVDLWVPSAEDAWTLSETLLPMGYVYAPWELPWFKKSASGELYGQVRVVRLERDRAAVDFHIGSYSVRHCGTMPLGRHRKGRFLPEDDIAAVFGNAAGDCMLDLKSVNDLHVLLPLVTNVARIHALLDHGGLLPFLRGCLSRIRRLTGLPAGLLESLDRLEPAPGPEEDVQVTAAEADRLRIAQTVTHAAEIALRDHPEQVRAIVASAADAYSYDHPLTVLPRPAYRLGPLVSWECVRLVPVQGSARHLPRPATVADVEHPIRLLSLDGGDLVTVGDRVFIPTVDFRVPEDLVVTLREAGLSVDVDA; from the coding sequence GTGAATCCCACCTGGCAGGACGCCGCCGACATCGGACTCATGATGCTGCCTCGTGAGTCGGCCGCGGCCGCGGTGGAGCGCCGCGCCGACCAACTCGCCGCGCTGGCCGCCCTCGTGGTCACACAGAAGGTCGCCGGCTCCGCGCGCCGCCGGCTCCAGGAAGGCCCGCCGTCCGCCGCGGGCGAGAAGTTCCTCGCACTGGTCGACGACGAGCGGGAGGCCGCGGACCGCCGCATGGCGACCATTCCCTCGGTCCTCGATGCCGTCGCGGCCGCCGCCGAGTCGTCCGGCATCGAGTGGTCGCCCATGAAGGGCTGCAGCATCCGGCAGAGCTACCAGGACCCGCGGATGCGGGACGTGGGGGACGTCGACCTGTGGGTGCCCAGCGCCGAGGATGCCTGGACGCTGTCGGAGACCCTGCTGCCGATGGGCTACGTCTACGCCCCGTGGGAACTGCCCTGGTTCAAGAAGTCCGCGTCGGGAGAGCTCTACGGTCAGGTCAGAGTGGTGCGGCTGGAGCGCGACCGGGCCGCCGTCGACTTCCACATCGGGTCGTACTCGGTACGCCACTGCGGGACGATGCCGCTCGGCCGGCACCGCAAGGGGCGCTTCCTCCCCGAGGACGACATCGCCGCCGTCTTCGGGAACGCGGCCGGCGACTGCATGCTGGACCTCAAGTCCGTCAACGACCTGCACGTCCTGCTGCCCCTGGTCACCAACGTCGCACGGATCCATGCGCTCCTGGACCACGGCGGGCTGCTGCCGTTCCTGCGCGGCTGCCTCAGCCGGATCCGCCGGCTCACCGGCCTGCCCGCGGGCCTGCTGGAATCCCTCGACCGGCTGGAGCCGGCGCCGGGCCCCGAGGAGGACGTCCAGGTCACCGCGGCGGAGGCGGACCGTCTGCGGATCGCCCAGACCGTCACGCACGCCGCGGAGATCGCCCTGCGCGACCATCCCGAACAGGTCCGCGCGATCGTCGCCTCCGCCGCCGACGCCTACAGCTACGACCATCCCCTCACGGTCCTGCCCCGGCCGGCCTATCGCCTGGGACCCCTCGTGAGCTGGGAGTGCGTTCGGCTCGTGCCCGTGCAGGGATCGGCGCGACACCTGCCACGGCCGGCCACGGTGGCCGATGTCGAGCATCCGATCCGGCTGCTGTCGCTGGACGGCGGCGATCTCGTCACCGTCGGCGACCGGGTCTTCATCCCCACGGTCGACTTCCGTGTTCCCGAGGACCTCGTGGTGACGCTCCGCGAAGCCGGACTCTCCGTCGACGTGGACGCATGA
- a CDS encoding MFS transporter — translation MKPGSRAASAVRARPAAAFGTIFFVNSFGTALYLSVSVLYFTQVVGFSAHRLGVGLSVAALVGLLGSVPAGTLVDLRGSSTVLVVTHIVRAVAFTLYFFTPTFPEFIVLASVIALADRTAPPASQALMAELVPDDKRVPLMARLRVWENLGFASALALSALAVGVDGPSVYRVLVLANALSFVAVAFVAFALNGQRRPNADPARVRSALADLVRRDRRYLYLSGANAVLSMNAALFAIGLPLWILTRTDLPGWAVPVTMLVNSGIVIAFQVRMSKSATTLHAYGGMLARSGIAFAASLVILALVTDRTTGLVWAGLACAVAVFTTGEMQHAVGAWGSSLELAPEAARGQYLAVFNLGLGIQDVIGPVLATVLVTSGTIGLPVACGVFLIAGAFARRLLSAPEPGTGPVTAAAPGPSLGAVESEESA, via the coding sequence ATGAAGCCTGGTTCTCGTGCTGCCTCCGCGGTGCGCGCACGCCCGGCCGCCGCGTTCGGGACGATCTTCTTCGTCAATTCCTTCGGAACGGCGCTGTACCTGTCGGTTTCGGTGCTGTATTTCACCCAGGTGGTCGGCTTCTCCGCGCACCGGCTCGGTGTCGGCCTGTCCGTCGCGGCACTCGTCGGACTGCTGGGCAGTGTTCCCGCCGGCACACTCGTCGACCTGCGGGGTTCGAGCACGGTCCTCGTGGTGACGCACATCGTGCGTGCCGTCGCCTTCACGCTGTACTTCTTCACCCCGACCTTCCCCGAGTTCATCGTCCTGGCCTCGGTCATCGCGCTCGCCGACCGCACGGCGCCGCCCGCGAGCCAGGCCCTCATGGCCGAACTGGTGCCGGACGACAAACGCGTGCCGCTGATGGCCAGGCTGCGGGTGTGGGAAAACCTCGGATTCGCCTCCGCGCTCGCCCTCTCGGCGCTGGCCGTCGGTGTCGACGGCCCGTCGGTGTACCGCGTCCTGGTGCTGGCCAACGCCCTCTCGTTCGTGGCCGTGGCGTTCGTGGCCTTCGCCCTCAACGGGCAGCGCCGTCCCAACGCCGACCCGGCCCGGGTGCGCAGCGCCCTGGCCGACCTGGTCCGGCGCGACCGCCGCTACCTGTACCTGAGCGGTGCGAACGCCGTCCTGTCGATGAACGCCGCACTGTTCGCCATCGGCCTGCCTCTGTGGATCCTCACGCGGACGGACCTGCCGGGCTGGGCGGTCCCCGTCACCATGCTCGTCAACTCCGGGATCGTCATCGCCTTCCAGGTCCGTATGTCGAAGAGCGCCACGACCCTGCACGCCTATGGCGGGATGCTCGCCCGGTCGGGCATCGCGTTCGCGGCGTCGCTCGTGATCCTCGCGCTGGTCACCGACCGCACGACGGGCCTGGTCTGGGCCGGACTCGCGTGCGCCGTCGCCGTGTTCACCACCGGCGAGATGCAGCACGCCGTCGGCGCCTGGGGCAGCTCCCTGGAGCTGGCGCCCGAGGCGGCCAGGGGCCAGTACCTCGCCGTGTTCAACCTGGGGCTCGGCATCCAGGACGTGATCGGACCGGTGCTCGCCACGGTCCTTGTGACGTCGGGCACCATCGGACTGCCCGTGGCCTGTGGCGTCTTCCTGATCGCCGGAGCGTTCGCCCGCCGGCTCCTCTCGGCACCGGAACCGGGAACGGGACCCGTGACGGCCGCCGCACCGGGCCCCTCGCTCGGCGCGGTGGAGAGCGAGGAATCCGCATGA
- a CDS encoding phytanoyl-CoA dioxygenase family protein: protein MADEPDAGHRQAPPAALDSTAAPLRPRAAAFDSTGLPAGELAERMAADSFLYFRRLLDRGEVQEVRRQVVRALHRVAWLAPDADPMLAVPGDTVHHDRGVIGDRRVRDAGWREGYSAVQSLEALHRLAHSPALVEAVGAVLGAPVFVHPRKIARISYPALDFPTPPHQDALFNQTPTDVLTAWIPLGDYSEDLGTLRVLRGSANLGLLPVSPAHGLGGEAVELPATHQEWIGDDYQCGDVMLFHSRTVHTTTPNRGDVLRLSVDCRFQSAEEPVKLAALLPHGFSAGQLPSWTELTQGWSSTRWVEPGTAVHVTTVTTGPSTRPSRLVHDPARTTGTDDSATTDRRTPARTR, encoded by the coding sequence ATGGCTGACGAGCCCGACGCCGGCCATCGGCAGGCCCCACCCGCGGCCCTCGACTCCACGGCCGCGCCCCTCCGGCCCAGGGCAGCCGCCTTCGACAGCACCGGACTGCCCGCCGGGGAACTCGCCGAACGCATGGCCGCGGACAGCTTCCTCTATTTCCGCCGGCTCCTGGACCGCGGCGAGGTCCAGGAGGTGCGCAGGCAAGTGGTGCGCGCACTCCACCGCGTCGCCTGGCTCGCCCCGGACGCCGACCCGATGCTCGCCGTCCCCGGCGACACCGTGCACCACGACCGGGGCGTCATCGGCGACCGCAGGGTCAGGGACGCCGGCTGGCGCGAGGGCTACAGCGCCGTGCAGTCCCTCGAAGCGCTGCACCGGCTCGCCCACAGCCCCGCCCTGGTCGAGGCCGTCGGCGCCGTCCTCGGCGCGCCCGTGTTCGTACACCCCCGCAAGATCGCCCGGATCTCGTATCCCGCCCTCGACTTCCCGACCCCGCCGCACCAGGACGCACTGTTCAACCAGACCCCGACCGACGTGCTCACCGCCTGGATCCCGCTCGGGGACTACTCCGAGGACCTGGGCACCCTCAGAGTGCTGCGGGGCAGCGCCAACCTCGGCCTGCTGCCGGTGTCACCCGCCCACGGCCTGGGCGGCGAGGCCGTGGAACTCCCCGCGACCCATCAGGAGTGGATCGGGGACGACTACCAGTGCGGTGACGTGATGCTCTTCCACAGCCGCACCGTCCACACGACCACACCGAACCGGGGCGACGTCCTGCGGCTCTCGGTCGACTGCCGCTTCCAGTCGGCCGAGGAGCCCGTCAAGCTGGCCGCGCTGCTGCCGCACGGGTTCTCCGCCGGTCAGCTCCCCAGCTGGACCGAGCTGACCCAAGGCTGGTCCAGCACCCGCTGGGTCGAACCCGGCACCGCCGTCCACGTCACGACCGTCACCACCGGTCCCTCGACGCGCCCCTCGCGCCTGGTCCACGACCCCGCCCGCACGACCGGGACGGACGACTCCGCCACCACCGACCGACGCACGCCTGCGAGGACCCGATGA
- a CDS encoding PLP-dependent cysteine synthase family protein: MTVPLGTLPAQSAAARLVGGTPLVELATIGAGLPHRVLAKCEFLNPAGSVKDRIGHHIIRRAEEARLLVPGLSTLVEATAGNTGVALACAAAGRYRVIVTMSSKMGPDKEAMMRAWGADVVRCPYDVPPTSPESFINTARRIADETAHSYYVDQFANPWNREAHELTTGPEIIEQTGGQVAAFVAGAGTGGTIAGVARALRAAGSRARVVLADPAGSILADRLRGGHEPGRGYAIEGIGGDFVPDLLDLQLLDAAYEVSDAESISMCLRLQAEEGLWVGGSSGTAVAAALRLAAELPGPRSNIVVVLPDGGSRYSSTLFDPSWRTHRGFTTKESAR; the protein is encoded by the coding sequence ATGACCGTGCCGCTCGGAACACTCCCCGCACAGAGCGCGGCCGCGCGCCTCGTCGGTGGCACACCCCTGGTGGAACTCGCCACGATCGGAGCGGGCCTGCCGCACCGCGTCCTGGCCAAGTGCGAATTCCTGAATCCGGCGGGTTCCGTCAAGGACCGCATCGGGCATCACATCATCCGCCGTGCCGAAGAGGCACGCCTCCTGGTCCCCGGCCTCAGCACGCTGGTCGAGGCGACCGCCGGCAACACGGGTGTCGCCCTCGCGTGCGCCGCCGCCGGCCGCTACCGGGTCATCGTCACCATGAGCAGCAAAATGGGGCCGGACAAGGAGGCGATGATGCGGGCCTGGGGAGCGGACGTGGTCCGCTGCCCCTACGACGTGCCGCCCACGAGCCCCGAGAGCTTCATCAACACCGCCCGGCGCATCGCGGACGAGACCGCGCACAGCTACTACGTCGACCAGTTCGCCAACCCCTGGAACCGCGAGGCGCACGAGCTCACCACGGGTCCCGAGATCATCGAGCAGACCGGCGGCCAGGTCGCCGCGTTCGTCGCGGGCGCCGGCACCGGCGGCACGATCGCCGGCGTCGCGCGCGCCCTGCGAGCGGCCGGATCACGAGCCAGGGTGGTCCTCGCGGACCCGGCCGGAAGCATCCTCGCCGACCGCCTGCGCGGCGGTCACGAACCGGGCCGCGGCTACGCGATCGAGGGCATCGGAGGCGACTTCGTACCCGACCTCCTGGACCTCCAACTCCTCGACGCCGCCTACGAGGTGAGCGACGCCGAGTCCATCTCCATGTGCCTGCGGCTCCAGGCCGAAGAAGGTCTGTGGGTCGGCGGATCGTCCGGCACCGCGGTCGCCGCCGCGCTGCGCCTCGCCGCCGAACTGCCGGGGCCGCGCTCGAACATCGTCGTCGTGCTGCCCGACGGCGGATCCCGCTACTCCTCCACCCTCTTCGACCCGAGCTGGCGCACACACCGTGGATTCACCACTAAGGAGTCCGCCCGATGA